DNA sequence from the Butyricimonas faecalis genome:
ATTGAACAAGTACTTTCCATAAAATATCTCTCCGATACTGGGTCTTATTATCTGTGACCTGAAACCATAAAAAATAAGTGATTTCGTTCGGAGCAAGAAATATTATAGTATCTAATACTTCACTTTCACCTATACAAACATAATTAGAATAATTCGCCCCTGTCGCTTGCGTGGTTGTCGCAACCGTATTCAACATCCATTTGTAAGACAAGTCTGATGTATCGCCATTGTCTCGACGGACTTTAGGTCGAATCGTCAAGCGTTCATTTTGTGTTACTCTAAACGCCCCGGGAATACCTATCGTATCTATCACAATATCCGGAATCGGATGATCTGGATCTGTACTTTTATCATCAAAACATGCTGTAAAGAAATTCATATTCAAAAAAATCAACAGCACATATAAAATATATTTTTTCATTATCATCAATTTTTAATTAATATATTGGCACTATTTCTTCTCCTTTATACGCGCCATCATCATGACGGTACACATCATCATGGGTTTTATTATACTCCCGAATCCAATCCCCAAACATTTTTCCATATACCCATCCTTCGTATTGATCTAATCGATAACCGGTTTCCGGGTCAGGATCATAATACCAAAATTCGGTTAATCCTGTAGATGCAATAATCGCCCGATAAACATTAGAAGAATATTTTGATGTAAAGAAAAACCTCATAGCTCTCCAAGTTTCCGGTTGTACTAAATCCGTAGTCCATGTCAAAATAATAGCAGAGTAATTTAACCATCCTCCGACTTTAAAATTTTCATTATCTTTTACAGCTAATTTCAATACTAACGTGGACTCATTAATTCCCAGAAATTTAGGATTACAAACTTCCAAGACAAGAGTTCCAATCGTATCATTAGCCGGAACAACAGCTTTTATCACCCGATATTGATCAGATGTAGCCGTTGTAATTGAATCACTCACAACCTCGACAGCAAATTCCCGATCGCGATCCACGGGATTTCCAACAAGCAAAACTTTAATCTGCATCGTATCTTTCTCTGCTTCCATATTTGTCATAAATGAAAGCCCTTGTCGTAATTTCATGAAATGCAAGGCATTTCCTCCTTCGTAATACATAATATCACTCTTAGAGCAACTATAAAGCCCCATACATATAATTATCAACAAGATCGCATATTGTTTTATCGAACATTTCATAATTCTACATTTTAAACATTAAAATTGCACTCGATTTCCCGATATAACTTCCTCATCTGGATAAGGCAAAACATATTTGGTATCATCCATGATGTCAGCATACCCGGCAACACTTTCTACCCCCCAACGTTTATAGAAATAGAACAATTGCCCCAAACTCACGAATTCTTTCCGATATTCTTTCAATATCTCCTCTCTAACTTCTTGATAAGTTAAATTTTCATCTAGATCCGCCGTAATTCCACGAGCTCGACGTACTGTATTCAAATAACTTATTGCCTTTTTTAGATTTCCTTGTTGCGCATATACTTCCGCACATATATAATACATTTCCGGAGTACTGATTAAGGGGATCTTTTGTCCATAATTTGTTTCTCCATTGCATTGATCCAACTTCAACGTGGCATAATTATTTAACCCAGAACCTTGGGGTTGAAGTAGATAAGAATACCGATAATCATTTACACCTACATCATTTCCCTCGCCTACCTCAAATATTGAAAAAGCCATTTCTTGAGTAAGGAATATACGTTCATAAGTAGCGTTAGGATTAGATGCATCCAGCCAATTTCCTATAATATCATTCAATTTAGTCACTGAAAGATGCCAAATATGCTCCTGAGAAAAAGTTCTATCCCGATAAAGAACGTTAGAATTTGTCACACGACTGCGAGAAACCCAATCCCAACAATCTTGTCCAGAATCATCCTCTGTCAAGAACCATTCTTCGGCAATTTCTGCCGCTTTAGCATATCCTTCATCAGTTCCCTCCCACATATATACTCGGGCAAGAATAGCTTTTGCCACATAATAATCTACTCGGGGAGAAGTCTGATAATCAAAATAAGTAAAGAATGCATGATCTTCACCATTCGGTCCGTTATCAAAAAAATCATCATCTCCAGTAATTCGATAACAATTTTTCCCATTTTCTCCATAAAGCAAATCAATCGCCTCTAGTAAATCTTTTTTCAAGAGTTCAAAAGTTTCCGAATAAGATAACTGCGGAGTAACCTCCTTACTAAACGTCGTTACATAAGGAATCGCTTTTTTAGAAGAGACGTCTCGATTCCGCAAATTTCCGAAACCAAACATACGCATCAAATCAAAATGAAAAAAAGCTCTTAACGTCAATGCTTCTCCTTTTACAAGTTGATAATTAATCGGATTTAATTCCGATTTATGTTCTTCCAATTTGGCTAAAATATTATTACAATTTGCAATCAAATTATATAAACCATTCCACGTTCCTTTAATATATGGATAAACTCGCGTATGTTTATATTGATGACTATGTAGGTAAGTATCATTACTTCCTGAGATCAAACAATAATAATGAGCTAGATAGTCCAACATATGCCAAGATAAATGCATACCATAAAGATCCGTGGCTGTCATACCTATATACACTCCAGTTAAAGCGGTATGAAATCCTTCATCTGAAGAAAACATATCATCTTGAGATAATTCTGTTTCAGAATTTACTTTCAACCAGTCTTCACATGATGTAAAAACAAGGCCCAATATCATTAATACAATAAATAATTTTGTCTTCATAAAATACCTTGTTAAAAAATTGCAGTTAAAGAAACACTTAATGTTCTAGCAAACGGATAAGATGTTCCTCGTTCAATTTTGATTGATGACCATTTATACACATCGTTCATATTGGCCTGTAATCTGATTCTCTCAAATCCGATACGATTCATCCATGAACGTGGCAGATCGTAATACACACTCAAAGAAGATAAATTCAATTCATTATCTTTTTGTATAAAACGAGTAGTAGCACGCGTATAACTAGACTCTCTCATGTTCCCCATAATATAATCATCGCCTAAATTTTTAATTCGCCGAAACTGAGTCTGATCTCCTCGTTGTTTCCATCTTCCAGACAACACTCGTTTATCCACATTATAAGTGATATTGACATTTTCTACTTTATCCACTAACGTTTGATTATACAGTTCTCCTCCACCCAAAAAAGTAAAAACAACGCTCAAGCCAAAACCTTTATACTCTCCGTTCAAACCAAAATTTCCATTATATTTTGAATCGGCAACACCTGCGGCAATCATATCTTCCGCTTTCCATTGTTTCGTGAGTCGTCCGTCACGATTTATGTACACCTCATAACCATCAGAAGGGTCAATACCCACGGAAGGAACCGCCCAAAGCGTATTCATATGCATTCCGTCATAATACATCAACACGGGTGTTACCCTATCTTCTGCTTGTGCCAAAGCCATTTGATTATCATTGAAAGTTTTCATGGCTCCAGACAATTTCTTCAATTTATTATCATTTGTAGTTATATTACCGTTGACATTCAAAAAGAAATCTTTACGGTTAATTATATTTATTCCTAGTGCCACCTCAAATCCCCGATTCTGAATCAATCCTAAATTTTCACTAACAGAAGTAAAACCGGTTGAACCAGGAATCGTAATTTGTGATACTAAATTTTCCGTATTTGAAGTATACCAATCAAACATTAATGATACATTCTTTACTTTTAGGTCAACACCAACATTATAATCTTTTTTCAACTCCCATTGAAGCCCAGGATTTTCCATATTATTTAGATAAGCTCCACTCCAATAATAATTATAATTTTCTTTCATATAATATTTATAAGTTGCCGCAGCCTTATTGGATTGAAAGTTCTGATTACCAGTATATCCTATGGAACCTCTTATCTTAAATTGTTCTACAAAACCTAAGTCTTTAAAAAACTTTTCATTATGCAAGTTCCAACCTAATCCGACACTCTAGAATGTTGCCCAAGGATTATCCGTTCCAAAAACAGAAGCAGCACTTCCTCGCAATGTCGCATCCAACAAAAAACGATCTGCATAAGTATAAGCCAACACACCCAAAAAACCAACATTCCTATTTTTAGAACTATTTCCGGAAGGTTTTCCATCCTCCTTATACATCATCCCAAAAATATATTCATCCATACTATCCGATTTATATCCTTGAGCCTCATTAATGATTTCCATATACTCATTCTCTGAAATATTCCACCCAACATTACTGAATAATGTATGTTTACCCCATGTTCTTGAAAAATTCAAATAAATATCACCGGATACCGTATTACTCTTTCCTGTATTTAATGTATAAGCACCTCTTTTATAATATACATCCCTTCCATAATTACTCTGACTTGTATGGTTATAAGGATAATACTCATCCGCATCACTACGTTTAGTCGTGAAACTGACACGTCCCGTTGCTTTCAATCCTTCTATTATTGTCCATTCTATATAAAAATTATTTGTAAAGTTCAAATAAGAAGTCTGATCTTTAATATTTGTATAGGCATTATATAATGGTGATTTTGCCGTGTACGTACCTCGATCATAATATTCCATTGGTTTTCCATTTTCATCATAAGCCGGAGAATAAGGATTTGCTTTCGCATATTCGCTAAAAGTACCATATGGAGAATCCTGTGTTTTATTTCTTGTAATTGTAGCTATATCACGAAATAAAAAGTTCGATTTACGATAGGAAATTTGTGCTGTCCCAGAAAAAGTATTTCGATATGATTCTTTCATAACTCCCACTACATTGTTATACGACACAGTAAAAAGAGTCTTCATTTCTTTATTTCCCATTTCGAATGTTAAAGCATGTTTCTGCCCAACCCCAACCTGTAAAGGTTTTGATAACCAATATTCATCCAAACCATCTTTCACATTTTTCAACCGTTCATAATATTTACTCATTCCATCATAAGTATTTTGATAAACACTACCTTCAAGAAATTCCGCTTCTAGCTTTTCTGCAGCATTACACAAATTATAACTCGTCAAATCTGGCATCTCCAAATCTAAATTTCCCGTATAAGTCACACGAACTCCTTCAACACCGAGCCCGACCGTTTCAATCACAACAACACCATTGGCCGCTTTAGACCCATAAATAGCCTTTGATGCAGCATCTTTCAATATGGTAATACTCTCAACTCTATTCATGTCTAAATCAAATACCGTCTCTACCGTTGTCTCAAATCCATCCAAAATAAACAAGGGCTGGTTAGGTTGAGACTGATAATTCCCTTTCAAATTTATTTCATTATCTCCTGCGGGAAAAGAAGAAGTTCCACGCAAACGCATATCTGGAAGTGTATTAGGATCTGATCCCATATTTCTATTATCCAAAATTTTAAGTGAAGGATCTAGATTTTTCAGACTTTGGAATACATTTGTATTACCCACACGTTTTAATTCATCTTTCCGAAATGTTTTTGCCGCCCCGGTAAAACTTTCTGCCCGCCGAGTAAAAATTCCAGTCACCACTACCTCCTCCATACTTTTTACATCTTCGATCATAACGATTCGAATATCTGATTTCCCTACATATTGATACTCTTGTGTTTGCATCCCCACAAATGAAAAAACAAGTACAGGATGATCCATTTGAGGTATTTCCAGTACAAACTTTCCCTCATGATCAGAGACAACCCCTAACACCGTACCCTTTAAGACGATTGTAACTCCCGGCAATGGCACACTATCTTTATCTACAACAATTCCCTTTAACACAAGCTTTTGTACATTAGAAGTTTTTCCACCCTTACGTCTAATAACAACCGTATTTTGTTGAATCACGTATTCAAGTCCCGTGTTTTTTAAACATACATCAAGAGCTTCTGATACCGTTTTGTTCTTAACATCAAAATCAATCGTTCCCTCCTGATCCAAATCTTTCGTGTTATAAACAAATACCAATTTGGATTGTTTCTCTATCGCCCAAATAACATCCTTTACAGTTGCCTTTTTCATGGAAAGACTGATTAACGGCTGGTCCGTCATAGCTTGAACAACGCTACAAAATAGAAGTAACAAGACCGTTGCTTGTAAAACAAACAACATTTTTTTTACTTTTGTACTCAATAAATGAGTACATCTACGTTTTTTTTTCATAATTTTGAATCGATTTAGTTATAAAATACGCCTCCCCAAGAGGCTATTAATTAGCGAAGAATGCACAACTATTCTTCGCTATTTTATTTACTTACAATTATCTTTTTATCTTCAATCTTAAAATGAACTGTTCCCGTACTTTCTAGAACTTCCAACAAAGGCAATATCGTCTCATGACGATTAAAATTACATCCAAAAAGATATTCTTTTACTTCTATATCTTCATATACAATTTCAATGTCGTACCAACGAGCCACTACATCCATAATTTCCCTTAAAGGGCGATCTCTGAATCGCAATAAACCTTCTCGCCAAGCTATCGCATAAGAAATATCCACTTTACTAACCTTTATTATCCCATCCTTTTTATTAAATACCGCTTGTTCTCCCGGTAAAAGTGTATAATTTTTCTTATTTTTATCAGAAGAAACTTCCACTTTCCCATTCACCAATGTCGTCTGAATTTCCCCATATTCCTTGTAACCCAATATATTAAACTCAGTCCCAAGTACTGAAACTTTCATTTCACCTACTTTCACAGTAAAAGGAGAACTCTCATTTTTAGCTACTTGAAAATACCCCTCTCCATCCAACTCCACCATCCTCACATCTTCTGCAAATTTCACAGGAAAACGCAATTTAGAATCTGCATTTAAATAAACAATTGTACCATCCGATAACGTTATCGCAAATTCTCCACCTCTAGGTACTACCAAATTATTATATATTACTTCTTGCTCTAAAGAACTATCTGTTACCTCATATGTAACACATTCTCCCTTTAAATCAATCAACGTTCCATCCTTCTCTTTTACTATTTCCTCTAACTGAGGATGCAACACAATAGATGAACCATCAGCCATTTGTAAAATAGCCCTATGACTCCCTGGCAAGATCTCCTGCATTACGGGAACATCTATTACTTGATGCTCTTTCACATGCATAAAAACATACACTCCAAGTAAAACAGGAATAATAAATATGCCTACATACTTCAATACTTGTAGATACAATGCTCGTTTATACTCCTGCCGTTTCTTTTTCAACAAAGCAATCCATCCTTGATCAATGTCAACAGATTTTAAATTTTGACGTTTCAACCTAACAAAATTTGATTCCGTGACAGAATGAAACCACAAACGATTAACCTCAGACAATTCTACCCATTTCATCAACCGAATCCTTTCTGAATTTGTCAAATCATTTGCCAGATACTTACCAACTAATTGGGCTATATCAAAATATTTATCATCCATAATTCAAACGTGTCTTTAGTTCTTTTATACATAAAACACAAAACTTGAATTTTATGGAGTGTCACAAAAAATAATTTAATATTTATTAACTATTATTCGAGTGCAAATAATAATATTGATAACAAATAATAATATTCTCGCAAACTAACTTTCAACTTTTTATAAGCTTCTTTTTTATAAGAATGTACTGTTCCTTCAGATAAATTCATTTTCTCGGCTATTTCTGAATTCTTTAAACCGTCTAATGAAAAATTTATCACAGCACGCATTTGAGGTGGTAGATTATCTATTGCTTTATTAAAAAGACGATGAGCCTCCTCTTCCATCACGTAATTATAAAAATCCTGTTCCGAATCCTTTATAAATTCGTCTGAAACGTGTAATCGCAAATTCTGACTCCGCAATTGATTCAAACATGCATGACGAACCACAACATAAAGAAAAGACTTTATCCTACAATAATTATCAAAATCAGCCCTTTTATTCCAATATTTTAAAAAAGATTCTTGAACGATATCTGCGGCCGCTTCTTGATCTCCTAAATAATGAGTAGCAAACAAACACAAAGAAGCATAAAACTCTTTAAATAAACTCCGAAAAGCTTTTTCATCTCCTTGTTGTAAAAGCTTTAATAAAAGATCAATATCCGCATATTCTTTTTCCATCTTTTTATAATGCCATACAAAAGCAAAATTAAAACTTTAAAGTTAAAAAACAAATAATTTTGTAGATTTACCCCGTCATAACAAACCCCAGGATAATGCCACTTTTCAACATCATTATCCAAGGTCTTACAATAATAAAATAAACAAATATTACTTCAACAATTTTTCCAATTTTTCAATCATCTTTGCAAAAGACTCTTTAGTATAACCAACTTCAATCTCCACGATCTTTCCTTTCTTATCGATGATAAAATTTCTTGGAATTGATGCCGTGGCAAACTTGGAATAAATCTTACGTTCCGGGTCAAGGCCCATCGGGAATGTATAGCCATTTCTATCCCGAAATTTTTTCACCTGCTCCTTCGTTTCCTCGCGGGAAATTGCCAGAAACACGAAATCTTTCCCTTTAAAACGGTCGATAATCTCCTTTTGTACTCGTTTCAATTCCTCTTGACATGGGGGACACCACGTGGCCCAGAAATTAATTAACACGACTTTCCCCTTTAAATCTTTAATATCGATCTTTTGTCCATCAAACATCTCCACCACAAATTCGGGAACATCATCCCCCACTTTCACCAAAGTTTCCTTTTCTTGGGCATCAACCCGAGTCAAACCTCCCAACACGAACAAGAAAACTATAAAAATAAATACCCTTTTCATAAGTTTTTCTTTTTTTGGTTCTCAACAAAGATAAACAATATTTTTAATATTCATTCTTGAATAAATTAAATACAAGCGTTGGAACACGATTCCGATGACAGTCTTAAATAGAAAGCAACGCTTCTGGTAAAATAAAATCCGCATTTTTATTCTTATTTCCCTTCTTCTTTCAAGAAAAATCGCTAATTTAGGCTATTCATTAAAGAGAGAGGTTATGTTAGACACCATAAAACAGTTCTTCAAGGAACACGAGATTGACAAGAAGGCGGGATTTATCATCGCCGTTAGCGGGGGAGCCGATTCTATCACTTTACTCCATGCGTTCAAGTACTTGAACCTACGCATATACGCCTTGCATTGTAACTTTAACTTGCGAGGTAAAGAGTCAAACATGGATGAACAATTCGTAAAACGATTCTGTGAAACCTATGGAATTCCCATGAGCGTGAAACACTTTGACACGCAAGAATACGCCAAGCAAAAAGGCATTAGCATAGAGATGGCTGCACGAGAACTACGTTACGAATGGTTCGAAGAAATGCGTCAAAAAAAGAAAATGGATTACATTGTCGTAGGGCATCATGCAGATGATCTTGCTGAAACCCTCTTTATTAATATATGTCGCGGAACGGGAATCAAGGGTCTCACCGGTATCCGTCCAGTGAAAGACCGTATCTTGCGCCCACTCTTGTCCCGTTCCCGGGAAGAAATCATCGCCTACATCGAGCAAAATCAACTGGGGTATCGTACCGACTCAACCAACAACTCGCTCGACTACGTGCGAAATAAAATACGCCACATGATCATCCCCGTTTGCAAGGACATCAATCCCTCGTTTCTCAACACGGTTCGAGAGAACTGTAACACCCTCAAAGAAGTGGAACAAATTTATCGTTATGGCATCGACCGTCTAAAAGAGGAAGTGATTAGCGAAGAAAACGGGGAAATCCTCATTGATATACAGAAAACTCTGGCAACCCCGGCTCCTTACACACTCTTATTCGAAATACTCCGGCCATACGGGTTTAATGCCACACAAATCGAGGATATTCTGGCAAGTAGCGATGCTATTCCCGGCAAGCAATTCGAAGCAGAAGAATACTTGCTCACGAAAGGTCGAATCTACTGGCGTCTATTCAATATCTTAGAAAAAGAAGACGAACGTACGCTTCTGGCTGATAGTGGAGAATACCACGTCGATGACATGATCTTCCAGCTCGATGAACAAAACATCG
Encoded proteins:
- a CDS encoding DUF4843 domain-containing protein, whose protein sequence is MKCSIKQYAILLIIICMGLYSCSKSDIMYYEGGNALHFMKLRQGLSFMTNMEAEKDTMQIKVLLVGNPVDRDREFAVEVVSDSITTATSDQYRVIKAVVPANDTIGTLVLEVCNPKFLGINESTLVLKLAVKDNENFKVGGWLNYSAIILTWTTDLVQPETWRAMRFFFTSKYSSNVYRAIIASTGLTEFWYYDPDPETGYRLDQYEGWVYGKMFGDWIREYNKTHDDVYRHDDGAYKGEEIVPIY
- a CDS encoding RagB/SusD family nutrient uptake outer membrane protein; this encodes MKTKLFIVLMILGLVFTSCEDWLKVNSETELSQDDMFSSDEGFHTALTGVYIGMTATDLYGMHLSWHMLDYLAHYYCLISGSNDTYLHSHQYKHTRVYPYIKGTWNGLYNLIANCNNILAKLEEHKSELNPINYQLVKGEALTLRAFFHFDLMRMFGFGNLRNRDVSSKKAIPYVTTFSKEVTPQLSYSETFELLKKDLLEAIDLLYGENGKNCYRITGDDDFFDNGPNGEDHAFFTYFDYQTSPRVDYYVAKAILARVYMWEGTDEGYAKAAEIAEEWFLTEDDSGQDCWDWVSRSRVTNSNVLYRDRTFSQEHIWHLSVTKLNDIIGNWLDASNPNATYERIFLTQEMAFSIFEVGEGNDVGVNDYRYSYLLQPQGSGLNNYATLKLDQCNGETNYGQKIPLISTPEMYYICAEVYAQQGNLKKAISYLNTVRRARGITADLDENLTYQEVREEILKEYRKEFVSLGQLFYFYKRWGVESVAGYADIMDDTKYVLPYPDEEVISGNRVQF
- a CDS encoding SusC/RagA family TonB-linked outer membrane protein, producing the protein MHNEKFFKDLGFVEQFKIRGSIGYTGNQNFQSNKAAATYKYYMKENYNYYWSGAYLNNMENPGLQWELKKDYNVGVDLKVKNVSLMFDWYTSNTENLVSQITIPGSTGFTSVSENLGLIQNRGFEVALGINIINRKDFFLNVNGNITTNDNKLKKLSGAMKTFNDNQMALAQAEDRVTPVLMYYDGMHMNTLWAVPSVGIDPSDGYEVYINRDGRLTKQWKAEDMIAAGVADSKYNGNFGLNGEYKGFGLSVVFTFLGGGELYNQTLVDKVENVNITYNVDKRVLSGRWKQRGDQTQFRRIKNLGDDYIMGNMRESSYTRATTRFIQKDNELNLSSLSVYYDLPRSWMNRIGFERIRLQANMNDVYKWSSIKIERGTSYPFARTLSVSLTAIF
- a CDS encoding SusC/RagA family TonB-linked outer membrane protein; the encoded protein is MKKKRRCTHLLSTKVKKMLFVLQATVLLLLFCSVVQAMTDQPLISLSMKKATVKDVIWAIEKQSKLVFVYNTKDLDQEGTIDFDVKNKTVSEALDVCLKNTGLEYVIQQNTVVIRRKGGKTSNVQKLVLKGIVVDKDSVPLPGVTIVLKGTVLGVVSDHEGKFVLEIPQMDHPVLVFSFVGMQTQEYQYVGKSDIRIVMIEDVKSMEEVVVTGIFTRRAESFTGAAKTFRKDELKRVGNTNVFQSLKNLDPSLKILDNRNMGSDPNTLPDMRLRGTSSFPAGDNEINLKGNYQSQPNQPLFILDGFETTVETVFDLDMNRVESITILKDAASKAIYGSKAANGVVVIETVGLGVEGVRVTYTGNLDLEMPDLTSYNLCNAAEKLEAEFLEGSVYQNTYDGMSKYYERLKNVKDGLDEYWLSKPLQVGVGQKHALTFEMGNKEMKTLFTVSYNNVVGVMKESYRNTFSGTAQISYRKSNFLFRDIATITRNKTQDSPYGTFSEYAKANPYSPAYDENGKPMEYYDRGTYTAKSPLYNAYTNIKDQTSYLNFTNNFYIEWTIIEGLKATGRVSFTTKRSDADEYYPYNHTSQSNYGRDVYYKRGAYTLNTGKSNTVSGDIYLNFSRTWGKHTLFSNVGWNISENEYMEIINEAQGYKSDSMDEYIFGMMYKEDGKPSGNSSKNRNVGFLGVLAYTYADRFLLDATLRGSAASVFGTDNPWATF
- a CDS encoding FecR family protein — protein: MDDKYFDIAQLVGKYLANDLTNSERIRLMKWVELSEVNRLWFHSVTESNFVRLKRQNLKSVDIDQGWIALLKKKRQEYKRALYLQVLKYVGIFIIPVLLGVYVFMHVKEHQVIDVPVMQEILPGSHRAILQMADGSSIVLHPQLEEIVKEKDGTLIDLKGECVTYEVTDSSLEQEVIYNNLVVPRGGEFAITLSDGTIVYLNADSKLRFPVKFAEDVRMVELDGEGYFQVAKNESSPFTVKVGEMKVSVLGTEFNILGYKEYGEIQTTLVNGKVEVSSDKNKKNYTLLPGEQAVFNKKDGIIKVSKVDISYAIAWREGLLRFRDRPLREIMDVVARWYDIEIVYEDIEVKEYLFGCNFNRHETILPLLEVLESTGTVHFKIEDKKIIVSK
- a CDS encoding RNA polymerase sigma factor, whose translation is MEKEYADIDLLLKLLQQGDEKAFRSLFKEFYASLCLFATHYLGDQEAAADIVQESFLKYWNKRADFDNYCRIKSFLYVVVRHACLNQLRSQNLRLHVSDEFIKDSEQDFYNYVMEEEAHRLFNKAIDNLPPQMRAVINFSLDGLKNSEIAEKMNLSEGTVHSYKKEAYKKLKVSLREYYYLLSILLFALE
- a CDS encoding TlpA family protein disulfide reductase — protein: MKRVFIFIVFLFVLGGLTRVDAQEKETLVKVGDDVPEFVVEMFDGQKIDIKDLKGKVVLINFWATWCPPCQEELKRVQKEIIDRFKGKDFVFLAISREETKEQVKKFRDRNGYTFPMGLDPERKIYSKFATASIPRNFIIDKKGKIVEIEVGYTKESFAKMIEKLEKLLK
- the tilS gene encoding tRNA lysidine(34) synthetase TilS; this encodes MLDTIKQFFKEHEIDKKAGFIIAVSGGADSITLLHAFKYLNLRIYALHCNFNLRGKESNMDEQFVKRFCETYGIPMSVKHFDTQEYAKQKGISIEMAARELRYEWFEEMRQKKKMDYIVVGHHADDLAETLFINICRGTGIKGLTGIRPVKDRILRPLLSRSREEIIAYIEQNQLGYRTDSTNNSLDYVRNKIRHMIIPVCKDINPSFLNTVRENCNTLKEVEQIYRYGIDRLKEEVISEENGEILIDIQKTLATPAPYTLLFEILRPYGFNATQIEDILASSDAIPGKQFEAEEYLLTKGRIYWRLFNILEKEDERTLLADSGEYHVDDMIFQLDEQNIDDTFIIPCDLNTGCFDLDKITYPLVLRHWSTGDWFCPLGMKRSKKKLSDFFTDLKFSAKQKKECLILQSGKDIIWVVGHRIDDRYKVSPATKRVLIIKQLKRI